The window AGCAGTAAAGGCCCATATGAGTCCAGCTTTTGCCGAGCTAAACGGCCCAGGAGAACCCTGGCTCATAATCATCTTAATGCCGTACCATGCGATTCCTCCAATGACAAGAATGATGCTGACGCGGAGAAAAAAGCACATGAGCCCCGTGGCGATGATAATCACTCGCTCGTAGCCAAGATCCATTCCCGGAGTTTCTTGTATCCCCTCGGTAAGCGCTCCCGCCGCCATGTAGATAGGGTTGCTCATTCTAAGATAACGCACGTACCATCACGGCACACCGCCCCTCCTGTGCACGGTGGATTACAGGCTGGGATTGGCGTTGGAGACGTGCCACTACCCCCAATATTCAACACACTCTCCACTAAATCTACGAACCCCCTGCCAATAAAGATGATAGCGAGACCGATCACTACTGACCAAATAATGTTATTCGCCTCTCCGATGGCTTTTGGATTTGATCCCGCGGTAAGGTATTTAATCCCCGCCCAGATGATCATAATAACCGCGATAGGAATAGCGATGGCGGTGATAAAGCGCAGTGCGGCGTTGATGAGATCAATAACGTTACCTGATGCAAGCGGATTTCTAAGACACAGAGAGCCCTCTGGACATGGGTCCGCGGCAAACGCAGAGCTAGAGCTAAACAGGAGAACGCCAACAAGAAGAGTCATAAGCAGTACTCGCATCATATTAGTTATTATATCACGCCTCATTTAAGCTAATTTAATTGCCAGTGAATATGATTCGTTTGCGAAACCGCGCAGTCTGCGACAACCGCACCGCCCGCCGCTTCACAAATAACGTATCCCCCACGCAATGCGAGAAAATCACGGGCCGCTCGCCATTTTGCTGAGTCGCCGCTCGGGATAGTAATGTCAACCGCAGTGCCGCGATAATGCTGACTATTGGCGCTATGGCTTCCAGTCGTAAGCGACGATACGACAAATTGGTGCCCATTCTGAGAAAGGGCTATAAGACCGTCAAGGATGCGTTGGTCAACGGTAACCGTACCCGACGCGCCACCTGGAGTGCATCCAGCAGCGCATCGGTTACTACACACCGACGGAAGTTGTCCCGCTGCCAGCGAATCTATATTCCCCCGCGCATGATTTGGAGCACCACAATCGGCACTTGTAGAGAATGTAACGCCACCCTGCGTAAGAAGACGTTGAGCTGCGGCCTGCACCGACGAAGATGGCGGCACCGAAACGGTATTCGTCGGAGCTGGAGGAAGATTTATATTCTCATCGGGCGTACAGGTAATCGGTTCATACCATTTTACATTCGCGCCGAAATAGTTACTCGCCACAAATTTTAAGAATGTATTCACCACCATCCATGCAAGCATAATCACCACAAGCCCAATAATTGCATTTGAAAAAAGCGTATTGCTCTGTGAGACGCTCTTTGTGTTTGTTGCTCCCGCAACCCGGATAAAACCGGCAATGATAAAAAGAATAGTGGCTACCAGGGGCGCCGCAACAAACATCACGAATCGAAGAGCAGAATCTGCTGCCTCAACGAGATGGCACGTCTGACACATCGCATTCACCCCTGTGTCAGTCGACTTCCCACAAGGGACCACAGCAGCCTCTACGGGAAGAGCAAAGACTCCACTGAACATGACTGCGAGTACCGCCCCCGACATGATGCGAGTGAGTGTGCTCATGGTTTACGGCGAAGTTCCTGCATGAGGACTGATACACGAGCCTCTGCGTTGCGCAGCGCCTCACGCACTGAAGATCTACCGAAATTGACACTATCAATCATCTCCGCAAAGATCGTTTCGATTGCCGAAAAATCCGCCTGGAACCAACTTTGCGCAGTGAGCGCTTGATCTGCAAATACGCCAAGATCGGGATCGGTTTTTTGGCGTGTAATGATGCTCCGCAACGCCGCGGGACGGCGCGCCTCTGATAGATACAACGTTGCCCCCTCCTCTGACGCCAAGAAGTCGACGAACTCCCACGCCTGATCCACATACGGCGACGCCGCAGACACAACAGGAGTCCAGTAGTTTGCGTATGTGCGCACATCGTTGCGCGCCAACTGCTGTGCGTGTTGTGGCATCGGCGCAACTGCGATATTCAAACGCGGCGCACGAGCACGAATCGCGTCAATTTGGTGAGCATAGTTAAACATCATCGCCGCATTTCCTTCCACAAAAGCATCGATCGAGTAGTGTTGCGAATCGTTCCACGTGTACGAAACTTTCCCCGGATTAGTAAAGTCAGTGTAGTATTGCAGTGCAACCTCCCCTACGGCCTGATTATTCACCGAGCGACCAAACGTTGCTTCTGTGCGGTCAGCGTCCGTCATTTGAACGCCGCTCTGCAGCATCAGTGCCGCAAGAATATCGGTTGAACGATTAATATTGCGCGCAGAGCCGATCGCCGCCCCCGCGCGAACGATATTCTGCCGATCGTCTCGTGTTGTCAGCTTCTCAACCGCCTGATTAAATTCCTCCCACGTACGCGGAGGGTTTTCTATGCCCGCAGCGTTGAAAAGGTCGCGGTTCCAGTAGAGCGCAAGAGAATCAACGTACAGTGGCAGTGAATAGATTTTGCCATCAGCGATAAGGTCCCTCTGGGCGACGTCGACAAAAGATTCTTGAAATTCACGCTGTGTCATAAGCGGCCCGTCGGCGCCAGACACACGTTCTGGCATGGGGGCCAGTTTCGCCTTATGCTTCGGGAGCCAAGTGTGGTGAATCATCCACACGTCCGGACCGCGACCAGACGCGAGCGCTTCAATTACGTCACGCTCATATGTTGCATAAGAAAACAGTTTGTAGGTAACGCGTATGTTTGGGTGAAGCGACTGGAACTTGTCGAGCGCGGGGCGCATGATGCGCGGATCGTCGAATACTCCCCAGAACGTAATTTCAGCTCGCGCTTCTTGCTCATTACCCCCTCCTCCAAAACCACGGAGTACAAGAATGGCGGTGAGAAAAACGAGTAGCCCAACAGAAATGCCAAGAACATATACGAGACGATTTGGGCTAGTAAGCGTTTGAAAAATACTCATGACGTCTTTTTAAAAATGAGAATGTAGTGAAATGCCCCTGCGTCCGCATTCCGCTCAAAAACAAAACCCTCTTTTTGCACGATAGTGCGCATATCGTCCACGCTCGTGCGCATATCGTCCACGGGCCCCATGCCACCGGCCCCCTTTGCCCATTCTATAACCACTAGGCGCCCGTCTAACTTGAGTACCCGATGCGCTTCTTGAAGAATGTTTTCTTTTTTTTGAGATTGGAAGAGGACGTTTGCGATTGTCACCATATCGAGGGCACCGTCTGGAATGCCGGTGCTCTTAGGAACCTCAAGATCCGCTCGAACAGTCCGAATATTTTCAAGCCCAGCCGCTTGCGCACGAGTTCGCACGCTTTCGAGCGGTGGATTTTGCACATCGATCGCAACAACCTCGCCGCGTGATCCCACGCGTTGGCCAAGCTGAATCGTATAAAAACCTGTGCCGCATCCAAAGTCGGCAACGCGCATCCCCTCACGAACGCCGACGTCCTTCAGAGATGCTGATGTATCTAAAAACGGCCGCTGTGCATGTTCTGACATCACCTACAGTGTATCATGCTTTTGCAACCGCGGTATCAACACTATGCGAGAACAACCGAAACAACACGATCGCCCGCTTCAAGTTTCATCACACGAACTCCCTGCGTTGCGCGGCCTAAGAGCGAAACAGCGTCGATGGTTGTGCGGATGACCTGCCCCTTGCTCGAAACGGCGATGAGCTCCTTGAATTCTTCAGACGCAATGTGCGCCGATACTAGGCTTCCCGTTTTTTCAGTGATCTTTGCCGTCATAATGCCCTTGCCGCCACGCTTTTGCACTTTATATGCCTTGAGTTCCGTACGCTTTCCATAACCCCGCTCCATTACCGCCAAGAGTTGCAGGCCCTTTTCTGATCCTGCAGGAACACAATCTGCGCCCACCAGCCGCTCGCCCGCTTCGATACGAACACCGATCACGCCGCCGGCGGTACGGCCCATTGGACGAACTTCTTTTTCTTCAAACCGAATAGCATTCCCTCCAGAGGTTGTCATGATAATCTGGTCTTTTCCTGATGTGACGAGCACCCAGCGCAATGCATCGCCCGGCTTGAGGTTCATGGCGATCATGCCGTTCTTTCGCACATTTGCGAAAGCGTCGAGAGGAACTTTTTTCACCACGCCCTGTTCGGTCGTCATGAAGAGGAACCCACCCTGTCCTTTTTTGCTCTTTGGGACAGGAACCACCGCGGTGATCACATCGCTTGAAGAGACCTGTAGGAAGTTTGCGATTGCTCGTCCCTTCGATTGGCGCGAAGACTCAGGGACTTCGTATCCCTTCGTTTGGAATACCTTACCTGACTGCGTGAAGAACAAGATGTTGTCATGTGTATTCGCAAGGAAGAACTGGGTAACGACATCTTCTTCTTTTGTAGCAATGCCAACAAGTCCCTTACCGCCGCGCTTCTGGGCACGCAAATCTTCTGGGGCAAGACGCTTGATGTACCCGCCATGCGTCATCATGAAGAGGGCGCTCTCTTCGGGGACAAGCTCTTCGTCTCCAATCTCTCGGAGAGCCGACTTCACAACATTCGTGCGGCGATCGTCGCCGTACACATCTGCGATGTGCTGAAATTCTTCTTTAATAACTGCGAGAATCTTTTTCGGATGCTTGAGTAGGTCTTCAAGATATGCGATGAGCTTACGCTTCTCCGCGAGCTCGTCATCGATCTTTTTCCGCTCAAGGCCGGCGAGCGTCTGTAGGCGCATGTCCAAAATTGCGTCGGCCTGCCGCTCCGAAAAAGCAAACTTCTTCATCAAATTTACACGCGCATCTTCGCGTGCCTGAGACTTTTTAATAGTCTCGATGATCTTATCAATGTGGTCGAGCGCCTTACTCAATCCTTCAAGGATGTGCGCCCTGTCCTTTGCTTTTGCAAGATCGTATTCTGTGCGGCGCGTTACCACCACCTTGCGATGAGAAATAAACTGCTCCAACAGGGGCTTTAGCCCGAGCACATTGGGCTGAATGCCGTCCACAAGCGCCAACATGTTAAAGTGAAACGTTTTTTGGAGTTCCGTAAACTTGTAGAGCTGGTTGAGGATCTTCTTTGGAAATGCGTCCTGCTTTAATTCAATGACAACACGAATATCGCGACCTGATTCATCGCGCACATCCTTAATACCCTCAACCTTCTTTTCTTTCACGAGATCTGCGATCGCGACAACGAGATCGGACTTGTTCACCTGATACGGAATCTCGCTAATGATAATGTCAAAGCCACGCTTTGATTCCACAATCTCCGCTCGCCCACGCATCACTACTGGACCGCGGCCAGTTGCATATGCATTAATAATGTCCTTCTCGTTATAAATGGTGCCGCCCGTTGGAAAGTCTGGGCCCTTCACAAATTCCATGAGGTCTGTGACGTCGGCATCAGGGTTGTCGATAAGATGCACGAGCGCCTGACACACCTCACGTAGATTGTGTGGAGGAATGTTAGTCGCCATACCGACGGCAATGCCCATCGAGCCGTTCACGAGCAGATTAGGAATGCGCGCCGGAAGAACCGCTGGCTCCTTACGGGATCCATCGTAGTTGTCTCGAAATTCAACAGTGTCTTTTTCGATATCCGTAAGGAGTTCGTCACTGATGCGTGCGAGACGTGCCTCAGTGTAGCGCATAGCTGCGGCGTTATCGCCGTCAATTGAACCAAAGTTTCCCTGTCCTTGTACGAGCGGGTAGCGGAGTGAGAAGTCTTGCGCCATGCGCACCAAGGCATCATAGATCGCAGAGTCACCGTGCGGATGGTAGCGGCCCATCACCTCACCAACGGTGTTCGCAGACTTGCGGAGCTTTGCCCCCGCAACATTCCCCGACTCCCACATGCCCCACAGAATGCGGCGATGCACTGGCTTAAGACCGTCGCGCGCGTCAGGAAGTGCGCGCGAAATAATAACGCTCATCGCGTATTCCAAATATGAACGTTGTACTTCTTCGGTGATATCCCGGGGAAGTACGTTGCTCGTGCGCTCTATGTGGTCGTCAGAGGATGCCATAGCTGAAGTATTCAATCATAGGCTCATTGAGAGCGCAACGACCTGTCAGGCGTTGTAGGGAAAGTATACACGGGAGCGTTGGTTTCCACTTCTTCTTCTCGCTCGCCTGCAGTGGAAAAGCCAAAAAGTGAAGCGAGGTTGGCGCGCAACGATGCGAGCATATTCGCCAAGCCACCAGTAGCACCGTCGCCCACGAGCGCTGGAGATTCTTGTGCCACCGCGGGCGCGTCAGTGGCTACAGGCGGATGAAGAAGCGCGTACATGTCGCTCCGAAACCCCCGAAACCACAGTGCGCCAACAAGTGCGACAGTCAGCACGACCGCGAGAAAAAAGATCAGCTCGCGAACATGTTGTGGTTGGCCTTGAATGTCTTGAATGAATGACATACCAAAAGCTGCTACAGAGTAAACACGAATAGCTTCGTTTCATCTACCGGCAAATCTTTGGCGGTCACGCGCAACGTTTCTCCTTTATCTGGAGAAAGGCCCACCTCTTTAAGAAAGCGCTCTGGCCCATCTAGGTTTGGAATAGAGAGGCCATCAACCGCATAATGCATCGGGATGATAATTTTAGGCTCAATTGCGCTGACAATGGCGGCCGCCTCTTTCCCATCAATAGTATATGTACCTCCAACCGGAACAAAAAGTACATCTACGTCACCAATCGCCTCAATCTGTTCAGTGGAGAGCTCTGTCTGACCAAAATCTCCCAAATGACAGAGCGTTACGTCTTCAACGCGCACGCGATATATGGTGCTCATACCCCGCTCTGCGCCTTCTTTCTTGTCATGAAACGCGCGTATGCCCTGAATAGCAACGCCCTTGCGCTCATACTCGCCAGGATTGCGAATGATAAACGTCTCTCCATCCGCCCCGTCGGTTGCATTGTGGTCATAGTGCTCATGAGACACGAGAATAATGTCATCACGAATGCGCGGCGGCCGAAGACCAATCTCCTTAGAGAATGGATCAAAGAGGATGTTCACCCCTTTCGCTTCCACGCGAAAACAACTATGCCCAAACCACGTAATTGTCATACCCGTAGCCTATCATAGCCCCCCGCTCCCTTCAATATGGGACGGGGCTCAAAAGGGTTGCTTTTTTCAGTCTTTTTCGATACACTCGTGCGTACCTTATGTTTATGACGACACCTAATGTAAAAACGATGAAAGACCTCCTGACGCGGGACGAATTTCGCCTCCCAAAGCCAGGATCCATCCTTTCCGGCACAATTGTAAGCGTTTCTAAAGGAAGCGTTCTTGTTGATCTTGGGCCGGTGGGCATGGGCATCGTCTACCCTGGCGAATTTCTTGATAGCCCAGATCGCATGCGCGCATTGGCGCCCGGCCACACCGTTTCGGCCGTGCTCCTTGAGCTTGAAAATGAGGACGGGTACCGCGAGCTCTCGCTACGCTCCGCCCAAATGACAACCGCTTGGCAACGTATCCGCCAAGCAAAAGAAGAGGGCACTATTATCTCAGCCCCCGTTACAAACATTAATAAGGGCGGGCTTATTGTTGAGGTTGAAGGCGTCCAAGGTTTCCTTCCTCTCTCACAGCTCTCTGCGGAGCACTACCCAAAGGTAGAAGGCGGCGACACTGCAAAGATCGTCCAAGCACTCCAGAAGTTTAAGGGCGCTGAAATGAAGGTAAAGGTGCTCGACTTCATCGAAGAAGAGAAAAAGCTCATCGTTTCAGAGCGAGCCATTCGCGATGAAGCGGTTCGCGAAGAAATCGCGAAGCTTTCTGTTGGCGCGGAAGTAACGGGCACTATTTCAGAAGTGACCGACTTCGGTGCATTTTTAAAGATCTCGGACACCCTCGACGGACTCATCCATGCGTCGGAGATGTCGTGGGGCTACGTTGAAGACCCGCGCACCCTCCTTGAAGTTGGCGCTGAGGTAAAGGCGAAGATCATTGGCTTGGACGGTGGTCGTGTATCTCTCTCCATGAAGGCGCTCACACCGGATCCATGGCTTAACGTTGCGGATCGCTACAGTGTTGGCGCACAGGTCACCGGAACCGTCGTGAAGCTTCGCTCACACGGCGCATTTGTTGCACTTGATAAAGACATTGTCGGCATGGTCCCAATGGCAGAACTCGAAAAGACTCCCCTCATCGCGGGAGAAAAGCGAACGTTCACGATATCAGCCATCGAACCGGCGGAGCACAAGCTGCTCCTTGCAACGCAGTAAGAAAAAGACGCGTTGCTCGCTCCGCCGCTTCCGTGATACACTCGCGAAGCGGCGGTTTCGTTTCATATGATGAAGCTTATTCGTTCAATTGCCCTCACATTCCTCGTCTTTTTGGCGCTCTCCGGACTCGCCTCTTTTTTCCTTGGGGGGCCAGAGCCTGAGCGCATTTCGCTCACTGAGTTGGCTCAGAAAATAAATGCAAAGGAGGTAAAAGAGGTGGTCATCGAATACGACCGGCTCGCTATTACCCTTGCCGATGATTCGCGCGCCGTCTCACAAAAAGAGCTCAACACTCCCCTTACCGAAACCCTTGTTGCGCTCGGTGCAAAACCAGAGCTTCTAAGCGGTATCTCGGTGCGAGTCCAGGATCCTAGCGGCGTAGGAACATGGCTTGGTGCAATTCTCCCCAGCCTGATCCCCATTCTCATTACCGTTGGCATTTTGTGGTATTTCTTCCGCCAAGCACAGCGTGGCTCTCTACAAACCAATAGCTTTACTAAAACAAAAGCGAAGCTCGCCGTAGGATCCCAAAACGGCAAAGCGATCACCTTCAAAGATGTTGCGGGGCTCATTGAAGCAAAAGAAGAGGTCAGCGAAGTGGTTGAGTTCCTCAAGGAGCCAGAGCGATTCCATAAATTAGGTGCGCGCATTCCTCGAGGAGTGCTCCTTGTGGGCACGCCGGGAACTGGTAAAACACTCCTCGCAAAAGCCGTTGCGAACGAGGCGGGCGTCCCCTTCTATTATGTCTCTGGCTCTGACTTCGTAGAGCTCTTTGTGGGCGTGGGCGCAAATCGCGTGCGCGACACCTTTGAAATCGCGAAAAAGACCGCCCCTTCTATTATCTTCATCGATGAAGTTGATGCTGTCGGTCGCCAGCGCGGCGCGGGACTTGGCGGCGGACACGATGAGCGCGAACAGACGCTCAACCAGATTCTTGTAGAGATGGATGGCTTTGAGGGCAAAGACGCGGTTGTGGTGATGGCAGCGACAAACCGCCCTGACATTCTTGACCCGGCCCTTCTCCGCCCAGGTCGCTTTGACCGTCGCGTCATCTTGGATGAACCCTCGCTCAATGATCGTGAAGCGATTCTCAAAATCCATTCGGAAGACAAGCCGCTCGCACAAGATGTCGATCTCCGCCTTGTCGCTGAGCGCACGCCTGGATTCTCGGGCGCAGACCTCGCTAATCTCATTAATGAAGCGGCTATTCTCGCCGCGCGATCACGACGCACCGAAATCCTTCAAATTGACGTCCTGCAGGCAATTGAAAAGGTTATGCTTGGCCCCGAACGCCGCTCCCACGCACTTTCGGTGCGCGAAAAAGAGATCACCGCATACCACGAAGCAGGCCACGCTCTTGTTGCATACTCACTCCCCCACACAGATCCCGTGCATAAAGTGTCTATTGTTTCGCGTGGACGGGCAGGCGGCTACACATTGAAACTCCCCTCTGAGGATAAGCACATGAAAACACGAGCAGAATTTGAATCAGAGCTCGCAGTGCTCATGGGTGGATATACGGCAGAGCAAATAATTTTTGGCGACATCACCACGGGGGCCTCAAACGACCTTCGTGTTGCATCAAACATCGCGCGCCACATGGTAACGCAGTACGGCATGTCCACGAAGATTGGCCCCGTCTCTTACCCAGAGCCAAGTGGTGAGATATTCTTAGGGAGAGATTTGGCGACGGGGCGCGAATATTCAGAAACGATCGCTGCACAGATTGATGACGAGGTGCGAACACTCCTCCTGCACGCGCAAAAAACAGCAAAGGAAACAATTACCAAGCACCGTGAGCAGTTGGAAAAAATTGCAAAGACGTTGATAGAAAAAGAAACGATAGAACAGCAGGAGTTCTACGCCCTCATGAAGGGCTAACGGCCCGTAGCTCAGTTGGTAGAGCAGGCGTCTTATACACGCCGGGTCCCTGGTTCGAGTCCAGGCGGGCCGACTATATACTCAATACAATGCCCACTGCTGGGCGTTGTATAGAAAAGAAGACGCCCCTCGTGCAAAGCACGTGGGGCGTTTTTGTCGTCGCCCGGTCCACTAGGGGCCGGTCGGCGCAGAGGTCGGGGGCGTGGTGGGCGCTCCGCCACGGGGACGGCGCTGACCGTTCTTGCGCCGCTCCTCCGCGCGACGCTTGAACTCGGCTTCCATGGTACGACGCACCGCTTCGTCCATGGACCCACTGTTGAGACGGGCCTCGAAGGCCTCTCTGAAGCGCTCGTCGAACCTCGCACTGAGGTCGCGCTCGAAGGCCTCGAAGCGATCAGCCTCCGTCGCCGAAGGCGGCACAGGAGAACTTCCCGCGGCCGGAGTGGCCGGCGGGGTGGCAGCGGCCACCGCCTCCTTCGGCCAGAACACCGCGGCCAGCAACAGAAGCGCAGCACACAACAAAAGGAATGGGGCCATCAGACACCTCTCTTTCGCTCAATAGTATACAATATAAAATGCATAGTTGTCAATCTCGCTTTTCAGCTCCAAAAAAGCGAAAGGCCTAGTGATACCGGTATCACTAGGCCTTGGTGGCTTATCTTTTACAAGCGAGCAAGCTTGGATGTTTGAGCGCATCACGCTACGGCGTTTTAGAGATTATCCCCTCTCAAGCGCGCACGCTGTGGGGTACGAATCGGACGAAGTCGCTACTACCGAAGAACGACGTCGGCAGTTCTAGGGCGGTTCACGCGTTTACATCACGGAGCCACTCCTTATTTACACGCTCGCGAGCGGCGACAAGTCGCGCCTCCACGCTCGCGATATCCTCACGAGACGACGCGGACGATGCGTCGGCGAGTAGTTGCTTGAGTTCACTCGATGTTCCTGCATCTTTTCGTGCCTCAGCCTTCACAAAAAGATCGTAGATCTCTTCGTAGATCGGCTGGCGGTCTGCGTGTGGTAAGAGTGATGGCCCCGCTGGAGAGCTCCGCCACAACGACTCGGCAGCAAGAGATCCGGACGTCCTCAGAGCAACCTCATCGGCAGCGCGCTCCTCCAGTTTTTCAGCTTGAAGAATGGGGCCGGTCGCCATCGTGAGGGCAACCGTTTCACCGCCAGCCCCTTCTTCAGGTACCTGCGGCTCAAGAGCTGCGATCGCAGCGAGTTCCTCGGGAGAGAGGTCGCGGATCGTCGAGGGCTCTAGTTGTTCGCTCTTGGTGGGAGCCACCTCCTCTTTCGGAAGTTCCGGCTCGCCCGACGGCGGAACCGAAAAGATGGGAAGCTCTTCGGTTGTCGGCTTACGCACCTCGTCAGCGCGCAGACCTTCGTGAGTGAGCTTGCGCTCCCCTCCATCGGGCCCACGCGGACCTTGTGGAGGATCATCACCGCCCCTGCGGCCCGACCCCCGCATGAAGACAAGGGCGACGGCCATGCCGAGCATGATGGACAGAATTCCGACCACGAACCACATCGGGCGCGCGAGCTTTTCATCGCGATCCTCAGCAAGAGCTCGATTCTGTTCGAGTGCCTGCCGAGTGAGCGCGTTTGCGGTCAGCTCACGCTGTACCGCAGCGCGAGCTTCGGCTTCCAGTTGCGCAACGCGACGCTGTAGGGGCTCGACCTTCGCAGCAACCGCCGCGTCGATCTTCTCCTGCAGAAGCCTGTCGGCTTCCGCCTTGGCCGCCTCGGCACGCGCCTTGCGCACCGCAGCAGCCTTTTGAATCTGCTCGGGAGTGAGTCGCTTGCGCGGCTCCTGGCCCTTGAAAACTCGGGTCGGAACCCGTTCTGCGTTCAGGACACATAGGTCGTTTTCGGCGACCTGATAGTCCTTCGAGACTCCGGCGCAGTATCGCACCGAAGCAAGGACGTCCTGCAACCCAGCGGGCCCCAGGGCATCCAACGGCGACTGGGCGCGCGCCACGGGGGCGGCGACCAGTGCCAACATCATCGCGACCATCGCGATGAGTCCGATCCTTCTCAACCTCATCATTGTCATTGTCAAAGACCTCCTCTATCCCCTTAGGGAGACAGTCATATCTTTTAACATAAAAACAGACTGGCGTCAATGCCCTTCTCGTGCTATACTCTCTACATCTTTTTTGGGCGCTTAGCTCAGTTGGTTAGAGCGACTCGTTTACACCGAGTAGGCCGGGGGTTCGAATCCCTCAGCGCCCACAACTTATGATGAAGCCGCCGTTTGGCGGGTTTATCACAAGAGGTTATATATGCTGAGGATTCGAACGCCGGAGCGATGTCCCGCAAGCTTGTGGGACCGCGAGGCGGTGCCTAGCCTGAGTCGAGCGACGGCGAGACGAAAGGCGAAGGAGAATCCCTCAGCGCACACCCCATGACACCTCCGACTGTTCTTTTAGAAACGCCCGATCTCCTCTTTATAGACAAGCCGTCTGGGCTTACCGTCCATAAAAAGACGGCGGAAGATCCCCAACACACTCTTGCGGATTGGGTTGTCGAACGCTATCCCGATATTCGAAATGTTGGCGAAGACCCACTTCGCCCAGGTATCGTCCACCGCCTCGATAAAGAAACGTCCGGCGTGATGGTTGTCGCAAAAACAAACGCGGCATTCTTTTCATTAAAAAAACAGTTTCAAGACCACATTATTGAGAAAGAATATTGGGCCCTGGTACATGGGACTCCTCGCCCACCTCAGGGCACCATAGATGCTCCCATTGGAGCCCTTGGAAACAAGCGCACTACACGCATCCATGGCAAGCGAACCCTTGTGGCCCACGAAGCCATCACTGATTATAGAACCCTCAAAACCTTTGATCGGTTTTCACTCATCGCCGCCCACCCTCGCACGGGGCGCACGCACCAAATTCGAGTGCACTGCAAGCACATGGGGACGCCAATCGCAGGAGACCTGCTCTATACCACATCTGCCCCAATCCCCCAGGGCCTCTCTCGCCTTTTTCTCCACGCCCACTCCCTTTCCGTTGCCGCCCCAGACAGTTCTCGTGTAAGCGTTCAGGCCCCCCTCCCAGGGGATTTACAAAACGTTCTTGATGCGTTACACTAGGCCTCGCTTATTATGACGAACGCAACCAACCAATTCATCGCAAAGTACGCCCCCGCAAAGCGCTTTGAAGACATCCGCGTCGGCTGGACCGTCCGCGTCTCTCAAAAGATTATTGAAAAGGGCAAGTCAAAGAATAGCATCTTTGAAGGCATTGTTATTGCTCGCAAACACGGCACCGGGCCTGGCGCAACCATCACCGTCCGCAAGGTTTCCAATGGCATCGGCGTCGAGAAGGTTCTCCCGCTCGCTCTCCCAACCATTGAGAAAATCGAAGTTGTAAAGAAATCCCGCGTCCGTC of the Candidatus Paceibacterota bacterium genome contains:
- a CDS encoding MBL fold metallo-hydrolase, whose amino-acid sequence is MTITWFGHSCFRVEAKGVNILFDPFSKEIGLRPPRIRDDIILVSHEHYDHNATDGADGETFIIRNPGEYERKGVAIQGIRAFHDKKEGAERGMSTIYRVRVEDVTLCHLGDFGQTELSTEQIEAIGDVDVLFVPVGGTYTIDGKEAAAIVSAIEPKIIIPMHYAVDGLSIPNLDGPERFLKEVGLSPDKGETLRVTAKDLPVDETKLFVFTL
- a CDS encoding S1 RNA-binding domain-containing protein; amino-acid sequence: MFMTTPNVKTMKDLLTRDEFRLPKPGSILSGTIVSVSKGSVLVDLGPVGMGIVYPGEFLDSPDRMRALAPGHTVSAVLLELENEDGYRELSLRSAQMTTAWQRIRQAKEEGTIISAPVTNINKGGLIVEVEGVQGFLPLSQLSAEHYPKVEGGDTAKIVQALQKFKGAEMKVKVLDFIEEEKKLIVSERAIRDEAVREEIAKLSVGAEVTGTISEVTDFGAFLKISDTLDGLIHASEMSWGYVEDPRTLLEVGAEVKAKIIGLDGGRVSLSMKALTPDPWLNVADRYSVGAQVTGTVVKLRSHGAFVALDKDIVGMVPMAELEKTPLIAGEKRTFTISAIEPAEHKLLLATQ
- a CDS encoding extracellular solute-binding protein, translated to MSIFQTLTSPNRLVYVLGISVGLLVFLTAILVLRGFGGGGNEQEARAEITFWGVFDDPRIMRPALDKFQSLHPNIRVTYKLFSYATYERDVIEALASGRGPDVWMIHHTWLPKHKAKLAPMPERVSGADGPLMTQREFQESFVDVAQRDLIADGKIYSLPLYVDSLALYWNRDLFNAAGIENPPRTWEEFNQAVEKLTTRDDRQNIVRAGAAIGSARNINRSTDILAALMLQSGVQMTDADRTEATFGRSVNNQAVGEVALQYYTDFTNPGKVSYTWNDSQHYSIDAFVEGNAAMMFNYAHQIDAIRARAPRLNIAVAPMPQHAQQLARNDVRTYANYWTPVVSAASPYVDQAWEFVDFLASEEGATLYLSEARRPAALRSIITRQKTDPDLGVFADQALTAQSWFQADFSAIETIFAEMIDSVNFGRSSVREALRNAEARVSVLMQELRRKP
- the gyrA gene encoding DNA gyrase subunit A: MASSDDHIERTSNVLPRDITEEVQRSYLEYAMSVIISRALPDARDGLKPVHRRILWGMWESGNVAGAKLRKSANTVGEVMGRYHPHGDSAIYDALVRMAQDFSLRYPLVQGQGNFGSIDGDNAAAMRYTEARLARISDELLTDIEKDTVEFRDNYDGSRKEPAVLPARIPNLLVNGSMGIAVGMATNIPPHNLREVCQALVHLIDNPDADVTDLMEFVKGPDFPTGGTIYNEKDIINAYATGRGPVVMRGRAEIVESKRGFDIIISEIPYQVNKSDLVVAIADLVKEKKVEGIKDVRDESGRDIRVVIELKQDAFPKKILNQLYKFTELQKTFHFNMLALVDGIQPNVLGLKPLLEQFISHRKVVVTRRTEYDLAKAKDRAHILEGLSKALDHIDKIIETIKKSQAREDARVNLMKKFAFSERQADAILDMRLQTLAGLERKKIDDELAEKRKLIAYLEDLLKHPKKILAVIKEEFQHIADVYGDDRRTNVVKSALREIGDEELVPEESALFMMTHGGYIKRLAPEDLRAQKRGGKGLVGIATKEEDVVTQFFLANTHDNILFFTQSGKVFQTKGYEVPESSRQSKGRAIANFLQVSSSDVITAVVPVPKSKKGQGGFLFMTTEQGVVKKVPLDAFANVRKNGMIAMNLKPGDALRWVLVTSGKDQIIMTTSGGNAIRFEEKEVRPMGRTAGGVIGVRIEAGERLVGADCVPAGSEKGLQLLAVMERGYGKRTELKAYKVQKRGGKGIMTAKITEKTGSLVSAHIASEEFKELIAVSSKGQVIRTTIDAVSLLGRATQGVRVMKLEAGDRVVSVVLA
- a CDS encoding methyltransferase domain-containing protein; the encoded protein is MSEHAQRPFLDTSASLKDVGVREGMRVADFGCGTGFYTIQLGQRVGSRGEVVAIDVQNPPLESVRTRAQAAGLENIRTVRADLEVPKSTGIPDGALDMVTIANVLFQSQKKENILQEAHRVLKLDGRLVVIEWAKGAGGMGPVDDMRTSVDDMRTIVQKEGFVFERNADAGAFHYILIFKKTS
- a CDS encoding TrbC/VirB2 family protein, whose translation is MMRVLLMTLLVGVLLFSSSSAFAADPCPEGSLCLRNPLASGNVIDLINAALRFITAIAIPIAVIMIIWAGIKYLTAGSNPKAIGEANNIIWSVVIGLAIIFIGRGFVDLVESVLNIGGSGTSPTPIPACNPPCTGGAVCRDGTCVILE